One Brassica napus cultivar Da-Ae chromosome C2, Da-Ae, whole genome shotgun sequence DNA window includes the following coding sequences:
- the LOC106415374 gene encoding protein MON2 homolog isoform X8 gives MRDTLSETGKLGLRLLEDLTASAAGGSAAWLHVTSLPRTFSLELIEFVLSNYISVFKILLPYEQVLRHQICSLLMTSLRTSSELEGEMVEPYFRRLVLRSVAHIIRLYSSSLITECEVFLNMLVKATFLDLPLWHRILVLEILRGFCVEARTLRILFQNFDMNPKNTNVVESMVKALARVVSSIQFQETSEESLAAVAGMFSSKAKGIEWILDNDASSAAVLVASEAHAITLAIEGLLGVVFTVATLTDEAVDVGELESPRYEHHPSSDYYTGKASHICISMVDSLWLTILDAFSLILSRSQGEAIVLEILKGYQAFTQACGVLHAVEPLNSFLASLCKFTIVLPTDAERRSFSSLVQSPMSKRSEIQVDQKDVIVLTPKNVQALRTLFNVAHRLHNVLGPSWVLVLETLAALDRAIHSPHATTQEVATAVPKLTREPSRQYADFSILSSLNSQLFESSALMHVSAVKSLLSALHMLSHQSMTETSGSVSSASSKQIGSISFSVDRMISILVNNLHRVEPLWDQVVGHFLELAEHSNQNLRNMALDALDQSICAVLGSEQFGDATLDVESKSIELKSVECAVLSSLRALYFSAQKSDVRVGSLKILLHVLERCGEKLYYSWPGILEMLRSVADALEKDVATLGFQSLRVIMSDGLPTLPEDCLHVCIDVTGAYSAQKTDLNISLTAIGLLWTLTDFVAKGLHHGSLMEKESGLNTVDTTPQQTIVEGVEDSNKPDYEARIQVVNHEKLLFLVFSLIQKLVDDERPEVRNSAVRTFFQILGSHGNKLSKSMWEDCLWNYIFPMLDGASHKAATSSKDEWQGKEIGTRGGKAVHMLIHHSRNTAQKQWDETFVLVLGGIARLFRSYFPLLESLPNFWSGWESLLAFVKNSIFNGSKEVSLAAINCLQTAVVSHCVKGNLQLRYLNSVMDVYELVFQKSSSYTGDTASKVKQEILHGLGELYVQSLKMFDDKMYMQLLGIIDLAIKQAIISSETFETEFGHVPPVLRHVLEILPSLGPPEHLSSMWLILLREFLHYLPRVDSALANEEGETQQSTIGHRASSEVSERKADSSSDKTTPTTRITSNMFAEKLIPALVELLLRAPAAEKYIMFPEVIQNLRRCMMTRRDNPDGSLWKVAAEGFNRLLVEDVKICSVGGDTDLKINKPARIRIWKEIGDVYEIFLVGYCGRALSSNSLPPAALKANETLEMALVDGLGDIVLKSTVDAPREVLERLVLTLDRCASRTCSLPIETVELMPAHCSRFSLKCLQKLFSLSSFSSETENWHTTRAEVSRISIITLMERCEFILSRLLIDENNLDNRPIPTARLEEIIFALQELDRLTIHPEAASVLPLQPYLKTILRDDNRDTRAHLLVLFPSLCEIVLSRETRVRELVQVLLRAVATELGLEKVSLSS, from the exons ATGAGAGACACTTTGAGTGAAACCGGTAAACTCGGTCTGCGTTTGCTTGAGGACCTGACAGCCTCAGCTGCAGGTGGATCT GCGGCTTGGTTGCATGTCACTTCTCTTCCAAGGACCTTTTCCCTCGAACTAATTGA gtttgtTTTGTCGAACTATATCTCAGTTTTTAAGATACTACTTCCCTACGAACAG GTTTTGCGTCACCAAATCTGCTCCCTCCTAATGACATCACTTCGGACCAGCTCAGAG CTCGAGGGAGAAATGGTTGAACCTTATTTCCGCCGGTTGGTGCTGCGGTCAGTTGCTCATATTATTCGACTGTATAGTTCGTCTCTCATTACAGAATGCGAG GTGTTCCTAAATATGCTTGTGAAAGCTACATTTTTGGATTTGCCATTGTGGCATCGCATTCTTGTTCTTGAGATTTTGAGG GGGTTCTGTGTTGAGGCAAGAACATTACGGATTCTTTTCCAGAATTTTGATAT GAACCCTAAAAATACAAATGTTGTGGAGAGCATGGTCAAAGCGCTTGCTCGAGTTGTTTCTAGCATACAG TTTCAGGAGACGAGTGAGGAAAGTCTAGCAGCTGTTGCTGGGATGTTTAGTAGCAAAGCTAAAG GAATTGAATGGATTCTTGATAATGATGCTTCCAGTGCGGCTGTTCTTGTTGCGAGCGAGGCTCATGCAATAACTTTGGCAATTGAAGGCTTACTTGGAGTTGTTTTTACAGTCGCCACTTTAACAGATGAAGCGGTAGACGTTGGGGAG CTAGAATCCCCCAGATACGAGCATCATCCTTCGTCTGATTATTATACTGGGAAAGCCTCACATATCTGTATCTCAATGGTAGATTCATTGTGGCTGACTATACTCGACgcattttcccttattttatCAAG gtcacaaggtgaggcaatcGTATTGGAGATACTGAAAGGGTATCAAGCATTTACTCAG GCATGTGGCGTCCTTCATGCTGTAGAACCCTTGAACTCTTTTCTTGCATCGCTTTGTAAATTTACCATCGTTTTGCCAACTGATGCCGAAAGGAGAAG TTTCAGCAGCCTCGTACAGTCTCCTATGTCCAAACGTTCTGAAATACAGGTTGATCAGAAAGATGTCATTGTCCTGACACCCAAGAATGTACAG GCATTAAGAACACTCTTCAACGTCGCTCATAGGTTGCATAACGTATTGGGGCCATCATGGGTGTTG GTTCTTGAAACTCTGGCAGCCCTAGATCGAGCTATTCATTCTCCTCATGCAACCACCCAG GAAGTCGCAACTGCAGTCCCAAAGCTCACCAGGGAGCCTTCTAGGCAGTATGCTGATTTTAGcattctctcttctttaaaTTCTCAA CTGTTTGAAAGCTCGGCTCTGATGCATGTGTCTGCTGTTAAATCACTTCTTTCTGCACTCCATATGTTGTCCCATCAATCCATGACAGAAACTTCGGGGAGTGTTTCATCAGCTTCAAGTAAACAAATTGGGAGCATCAGTTTTTCGGTGGACAGGATGATATCTATTCTCGTAAATAATCTCCACA GGGTGGAACCACTATGGGACCAAGTTGTTGGCCACTTTCTTGAG CTCGCTGAGCATTCAAATCAGAACTTGAGAAATATGGCGCTTGATGCCCTGGATCAATCTATATGTGCTGTCTTAGGTTCAGAGCAATTTGGAGATGCAACTCTGGAT GTAGAATCAAAGTCAATTGAGTTGAAGTCAGTTGAGTGTGCTGTACTATCTTCTCTCAGGGCTCTTTACTTTTCTGCTCAAAAATCCGATGTTCGAGTTGGTTCATTAAAAATCCTCCTTCATGTACTGGAG AGATGTGGGGAAAAGTTGTACTATAGCTGGCCTGGCATTCTTGAAATGTTGAG GTCTGTTGCCGACGCATTAGAGAAGGATGTGGCGACCCTCGGGTTTCAG AGTCTCCGGGTTATTATGAGCGATGGACTTCCTACTCTTCCGGAAGACTGTCTCCATGT GTGCATAGACGTTACTGGAGCTTACAGTGCACAGAAGACTGATTTGAATATAAGTTTAACAGCCATTGGCCTGTTGTGGACTTTAACTGATTTCGTAGCAAAGGGGCTCCATCATGGGTCTCTAATGGAGAAAGAATCGG GACTCAATACTGTTGATACCACTCCACAGCAAACAATTGTTGAGGGTGTGGAAGATTCCAACAAGCCAGATTATGAAGCTCGAATACAAGTAGTCAATCATGagaaattgttatttttagtcTTTTCGTTAATTCAGAAACTAGTGGATGACGAGCGACCGGAG gtGAGGAATTCAGCTGTCAGGACGTTTTTTCAGATTCTGGGAAGTCATGGGAATAAACTTTCAAAAAGCATGTGGGAGGATTGTCTGTGGAACTATATCTTCCCGATGCTGGATGGCGCTTCTCACAAG GCTGCAACATCATCAAAGGACGAATGGCAAGGAAAAGAAATAGGCACTCGGGGAGGGAAGGCAGTGCACATGCTTATACATCACAG TCGCAATACAGCACAGAAGCAGTGGGATGAAACATTTGTGCTTGTCCTTGGAGGAATAGCCCGCCTCTTCCGTTCCTATTTTCCTCTTCTTGAAAGCTTACCCAACTTCTGGTCAG GATGGGAGTCTTTGTTGGCTTTTGTTAAGAATAGCATTTTCAATGGGAGTAAAGAAGTATCACTTGCAGCGATAAATTGTCTGCAGACAGCTGTTGTATCTCACTGTGTCAAG GGAAACTTGCAACTCCGATATCTTAATTCGGTCATGGATGTGTATGAGCTTGTTTTCCAGAAGTCATCAAGTTACACAGGTGACACAGCATCCAAGGTGAAACAAGAGATTCTGCATGGTTTAG GTGAATTATATGTGCAATCACTGAAGATGTTTGATGATAAAATGTACATGCAATTGCTGGGAATTATAGATTTGGCTATAAAGCAGGCTATTATAAGTAGTGAAACTTTTGAAACTGAATTT GGCCATGTTCCCCCTGTACTACGTCATGTTTTGGAAATCTTGCCCTCTTTGGGTCCTCCCGAGCATCTTTCATCAATGTGGCTAATCCTACTAAGAGAATTTCTGCATTATCTTCCACGGGTTGATTCTGCGCTGGCAAATGAGGAAGGGGAGACTCAGCAGAGCACCATAGGTCACCGTGCAA GCAGTGAAGTATCGGAACGCAAAGCTGATTCTTCGTCTGACAAAACCACTCCAACCACAAGAATCACGAGTAATATGTTTGCAGAAAAGCTGATCCCTGCTCTGGTGGAGCTCCTCCTCCGGGCTCCTGCAGCTGAAAAGTATATTATGTTTCCGGAAGTCATCCAGAACCTGAGAAG GTGCATGATGACAAGACGAGACAATCCAGATGGTTCACTCTGGAAGGTAGCAGCTGAGGGCTTCAACCGTTTACTAGTTGAAGATGTGAAAATATGTTCTGTGGGTGGTGACACAGACCTGAAAATTAACAAACCTGCTCGGATACGCATTTGGAAAGAAATTGGAGATGTTTACGAGATTTTCCTTGTTGGTTATTGTGGACGTGCACTTTCTTCAAATTCTCTCCCTCCAGCAGCGCTTAAGGCCAATGAGACCCTTGAGATGGCCTTGGTAGATGGTCTCGGTGATATTGTTCTTAAGTCGACCGTTGATGCACCCAGAGAA GTCTTGGAGCGGCTTGTTTTAACCTTAGACCGCTGTGCATCACGTACATGCTCGTTGCCTATTGAAACTGTGGAGCTGATGCCTGCCCACTGTAGCAGATTCTCCTTGAAATGCTTACAAAAATTGTTTTCCTTGAGCAG tttcagcTCTGAAACTGAGAACTGGCACACAACAAGAGCAGAGGTGAGCAGGATCTCTATCATCACGCTAATGGAAAGATGTGAATTCATCTTGAGTAGACTTTTAATCGACGAAAATAATCTAG ACAACCGTCCAATCCCAACAGCTAGACTCGAAGAGATTATCTTTGCCCTTCAAGAACTTGACCGCCTCACCATTCACCCCGAGGCTGCTTCAGTTCTTCCATTGCAACCCTATCTGAAAACCATCTTACGCGATGATAATCGTGACACCCGTGCACACCTACTTGTCCTTTTCCCCTCACTGTGCGAGATTGTGTTATCAAG GGAAACGCGGGTGAGAGAGCTGGTACAAGTTTTATTACGAGCAGTTGCGACAGAGTTAGGCCTGGAAAAGGTTAGCCTATCCAGTTGA
- the LOC106415374 gene encoding protein MON2 homolog isoform X9 → MTSLRTSSELEGEMVEPYFRRLVLRSVAHIIRLYSSSLITECEVFLNMLVKATFLDLPLWHRILVLEILRGFCVEARTLRILFQNFDMNPKNTNVVESMVKALARVVSSIQFQETSEESLAAVAGMFSSKAKGIEWILDNDASSAAVLVASEAHAITLAIEGLLGVVFTVATLTDEAVDVGELESPRYEHHPSSDYYTGKASHICISMVDSLWLTILDAFSLILSRSQGEAIVLEILKGYQAFTQACGVLHAVEPLNSFLASLCKFTIVLPTDAERRSFSSLVQSPMSKRSEIQVDQKDVIVLTPKNVQALRTLFNVAHRLHNVLGPSWVLVLETLAALDRAIHSPHATTQEVATAVPKLTREPSRQYADFSILSSLNSQLFESSALMHVSAVKSLLSALHMLSHQSMTETSGSVSSASSKQIGSISFSVDRMISILVNNLHRVEPLWDQVVGHFLELAEHSNQNLRNMALDALDQSICAVLGSEQFGDATLDVESKSIELKSVECAVLSSLRALYFSAQKSDVRVGSLKILLHVLERCGEKLYYSWPGILEMLRSVADALEKDVATLGFQSLRVIMSDGLPTLPEDCLHVCIDVTGAYSAQKTDLNISLTAIGLLWTLTDFVAKGLHHGSLMEKESGLNTVDTTPQQTIVEGVEDSNKPDYEARIQVVNHEKLLFLVFSLIQKLVDDERPEVRNSAVRTFFQILGSHGNKLSKSMWEDCLWNYIFPMLDGASHKAATSSKDEWQGKEIGTRGGKAVHMLIHHSRNTAQKQWDETFVLVLGGIARLFRSYFPLLESLPNFWSGWESLLAFVKNSIFNGSKEVSLAAINCLQTAVVSHCVKGNLQLRYLNSVMDVYELVFQKSSSYTGDTASKVKQEILHGLGELYVQSLKMFDDKMYMQLLGIIDLAIKQAIISSETFETEFGHVPPVLRHVLEILPSLGPPEHLSSMWLILLREFLHYLPRVDSALANEEGETQQSTIGHRASSEVSERKADSSSDKTTPTTRITSNMFAEKLIPALVELLLRAPAAEKYIMFPEVIQNLRRCMMTRRDNPDGSLWKVAAEGFNRLLVEDVKICSVGGDTDLKINKPARIRIWKEIGDVYEIFLVGYCGRALSSNSLPPAALKANETLEMALVDGLGDIVLKSTVDAPREVLERLVLTLDRCASRTCSLPIETVELMPAHCSRFSLKCLQKLFSLSSFSSETENWHTTRAEVSRISIITLMERCEFILSRLLIDENNLDNRPIPTARLEEIIFALQELDRLTIHPEAASVLPLQPYLKTILRDDNRDTRAHLLVLFPSLCEIVLSRETRVRELVQVLLRAVATELGLEKVSLSS, encoded by the exons ATGACATCACTTCGGACCAGCTCAGAG CTCGAGGGAGAAATGGTTGAACCTTATTTCCGCCGGTTGGTGCTGCGGTCAGTTGCTCATATTATTCGACTGTATAGTTCGTCTCTCATTACAGAATGCGAG GTGTTCCTAAATATGCTTGTGAAAGCTACATTTTTGGATTTGCCATTGTGGCATCGCATTCTTGTTCTTGAGATTTTGAGG GGGTTCTGTGTTGAGGCAAGAACATTACGGATTCTTTTCCAGAATTTTGATAT GAACCCTAAAAATACAAATGTTGTGGAGAGCATGGTCAAAGCGCTTGCTCGAGTTGTTTCTAGCATACAG TTTCAGGAGACGAGTGAGGAAAGTCTAGCAGCTGTTGCTGGGATGTTTAGTAGCAAAGCTAAAG GAATTGAATGGATTCTTGATAATGATGCTTCCAGTGCGGCTGTTCTTGTTGCGAGCGAGGCTCATGCAATAACTTTGGCAATTGAAGGCTTACTTGGAGTTGTTTTTACAGTCGCCACTTTAACAGATGAAGCGGTAGACGTTGGGGAG CTAGAATCCCCCAGATACGAGCATCATCCTTCGTCTGATTATTATACTGGGAAAGCCTCACATATCTGTATCTCAATGGTAGATTCATTGTGGCTGACTATACTCGACgcattttcccttattttatCAAG gtcacaaggtgaggcaatcGTATTGGAGATACTGAAAGGGTATCAAGCATTTACTCAG GCATGTGGCGTCCTTCATGCTGTAGAACCCTTGAACTCTTTTCTTGCATCGCTTTGTAAATTTACCATCGTTTTGCCAACTGATGCCGAAAGGAGAAG TTTCAGCAGCCTCGTACAGTCTCCTATGTCCAAACGTTCTGAAATACAGGTTGATCAGAAAGATGTCATTGTCCTGACACCCAAGAATGTACAG GCATTAAGAACACTCTTCAACGTCGCTCATAGGTTGCATAACGTATTGGGGCCATCATGGGTGTTG GTTCTTGAAACTCTGGCAGCCCTAGATCGAGCTATTCATTCTCCTCATGCAACCACCCAG GAAGTCGCAACTGCAGTCCCAAAGCTCACCAGGGAGCCTTCTAGGCAGTATGCTGATTTTAGcattctctcttctttaaaTTCTCAA CTGTTTGAAAGCTCGGCTCTGATGCATGTGTCTGCTGTTAAATCACTTCTTTCTGCACTCCATATGTTGTCCCATCAATCCATGACAGAAACTTCGGGGAGTGTTTCATCAGCTTCAAGTAAACAAATTGGGAGCATCAGTTTTTCGGTGGACAGGATGATATCTATTCTCGTAAATAATCTCCACA GGGTGGAACCACTATGGGACCAAGTTGTTGGCCACTTTCTTGAG CTCGCTGAGCATTCAAATCAGAACTTGAGAAATATGGCGCTTGATGCCCTGGATCAATCTATATGTGCTGTCTTAGGTTCAGAGCAATTTGGAGATGCAACTCTGGAT GTAGAATCAAAGTCAATTGAGTTGAAGTCAGTTGAGTGTGCTGTACTATCTTCTCTCAGGGCTCTTTACTTTTCTGCTCAAAAATCCGATGTTCGAGTTGGTTCATTAAAAATCCTCCTTCATGTACTGGAG AGATGTGGGGAAAAGTTGTACTATAGCTGGCCTGGCATTCTTGAAATGTTGAG GTCTGTTGCCGACGCATTAGAGAAGGATGTGGCGACCCTCGGGTTTCAG AGTCTCCGGGTTATTATGAGCGATGGACTTCCTACTCTTCCGGAAGACTGTCTCCATGT GTGCATAGACGTTACTGGAGCTTACAGTGCACAGAAGACTGATTTGAATATAAGTTTAACAGCCATTGGCCTGTTGTGGACTTTAACTGATTTCGTAGCAAAGGGGCTCCATCATGGGTCTCTAATGGAGAAAGAATCGG GACTCAATACTGTTGATACCACTCCACAGCAAACAATTGTTGAGGGTGTGGAAGATTCCAACAAGCCAGATTATGAAGCTCGAATACAAGTAGTCAATCATGagaaattgttatttttagtcTTTTCGTTAATTCAGAAACTAGTGGATGACGAGCGACCGGAG gtGAGGAATTCAGCTGTCAGGACGTTTTTTCAGATTCTGGGAAGTCATGGGAATAAACTTTCAAAAAGCATGTGGGAGGATTGTCTGTGGAACTATATCTTCCCGATGCTGGATGGCGCTTCTCACAAG GCTGCAACATCATCAAAGGACGAATGGCAAGGAAAAGAAATAGGCACTCGGGGAGGGAAGGCAGTGCACATGCTTATACATCACAG TCGCAATACAGCACAGAAGCAGTGGGATGAAACATTTGTGCTTGTCCTTGGAGGAATAGCCCGCCTCTTCCGTTCCTATTTTCCTCTTCTTGAAAGCTTACCCAACTTCTGGTCAG GATGGGAGTCTTTGTTGGCTTTTGTTAAGAATAGCATTTTCAATGGGAGTAAAGAAGTATCACTTGCAGCGATAAATTGTCTGCAGACAGCTGTTGTATCTCACTGTGTCAAG GGAAACTTGCAACTCCGATATCTTAATTCGGTCATGGATGTGTATGAGCTTGTTTTCCAGAAGTCATCAAGTTACACAGGTGACACAGCATCCAAGGTGAAACAAGAGATTCTGCATGGTTTAG GTGAATTATATGTGCAATCACTGAAGATGTTTGATGATAAAATGTACATGCAATTGCTGGGAATTATAGATTTGGCTATAAAGCAGGCTATTATAAGTAGTGAAACTTTTGAAACTGAATTT GGCCATGTTCCCCCTGTACTACGTCATGTTTTGGAAATCTTGCCCTCTTTGGGTCCTCCCGAGCATCTTTCATCAATGTGGCTAATCCTACTAAGAGAATTTCTGCATTATCTTCCACGGGTTGATTCTGCGCTGGCAAATGAGGAAGGGGAGACTCAGCAGAGCACCATAGGTCACCGTGCAA GCAGTGAAGTATCGGAACGCAAAGCTGATTCTTCGTCTGACAAAACCACTCCAACCACAAGAATCACGAGTAATATGTTTGCAGAAAAGCTGATCCCTGCTCTGGTGGAGCTCCTCCTCCGGGCTCCTGCAGCTGAAAAGTATATTATGTTTCCGGAAGTCATCCAGAACCTGAGAAG GTGCATGATGACAAGACGAGACAATCCAGATGGTTCACTCTGGAAGGTAGCAGCTGAGGGCTTCAACCGTTTACTAGTTGAAGATGTGAAAATATGTTCTGTGGGTGGTGACACAGACCTGAAAATTAACAAACCTGCTCGGATACGCATTTGGAAAGAAATTGGAGATGTTTACGAGATTTTCCTTGTTGGTTATTGTGGACGTGCACTTTCTTCAAATTCTCTCCCTCCAGCAGCGCTTAAGGCCAATGAGACCCTTGAGATGGCCTTGGTAGATGGTCTCGGTGATATTGTTCTTAAGTCGACCGTTGATGCACCCAGAGAA GTCTTGGAGCGGCTTGTTTTAACCTTAGACCGCTGTGCATCACGTACATGCTCGTTGCCTATTGAAACTGTGGAGCTGATGCCTGCCCACTGTAGCAGATTCTCCTTGAAATGCTTACAAAAATTGTTTTCCTTGAGCAG tttcagcTCTGAAACTGAGAACTGGCACACAACAAGAGCAGAGGTGAGCAGGATCTCTATCATCACGCTAATGGAAAGATGTGAATTCATCTTGAGTAGACTTTTAATCGACGAAAATAATCTAG ACAACCGTCCAATCCCAACAGCTAGACTCGAAGAGATTATCTTTGCCCTTCAAGAACTTGACCGCCTCACCATTCACCCCGAGGCTGCTTCAGTTCTTCCATTGCAACCCTATCTGAAAACCATCTTACGCGATGATAATCGTGACACCCGTGCACACCTACTTGTCCTTTTCCCCTCACTGTGCGAGATTGTGTTATCAAG GGAAACGCGGGTGAGAGAGCTGGTACAAGTTTTATTACGAGCAGTTGCGACAGAGTTAGGCCTGGAAAAGGTTAGCCTATCCAGTTGA